The window CCATGGGTACTGTCGAGGAAGAGTGCAGCTCCCCTTCCCCGCAGATCCAAAAACTGATCAAAGAAGctcataaaaagaaattaacaaaaagggaaaataatagaaatacAAAAATGTGTAGGTAACGGGATtttgacaaaagaaaaaatgagtATGTTAAACTTTAGacttttgaaaaatcaaatgCCCGCAAAATTAACAGATGAAATAGGTggcttgaaaatttttattacatGAAATAGCCAAAAGGTCTAAATATCATATCAGTAAGacatagaaataaaaaaatttactcaaACTTACCACCTTCTTTAAGTTCCAAAGTGCGTCCATTCGAACCTACTCTGCACAACTGCCTGTTATCAATTCTCTCCATAGATCTAGAATTAATGGTGGACACCATGGTACTAGGAGAACTGCAGTGAATGCCATTCACCAAAGCATCATGATAGTCGGGTAGTGAATGAGGATGAATATTCTGTGTTGGTCTGATGTCAAACTTTAAATGGCCCATTGAGTGGCCTGAATCAGCGAGTCCAGGATGACTGCCAACTGACCCGGCTCTCATCAGAGATGGCAAGCTGTTTGGGACGCTCGAAGAAACCCCAGGATGGAATGCACTTTCGAGAAATGAGGAACGCATTGAAGATTGAAAGCCCAGGATAGTTCCATCATCAGTACTACTAGGCTTGACTGACCCTGAAGGAAAAGGACCTGGTTTACCAGCATATGAAGAgctttatgagaaaaaaattcaacatgaagaaaaagtataaGGAACATAGCAATTTGACTAGCTTACCAGAAAGTCCAGCATTCGAGTTGTTTGCAGGGCTATTCTGACGCACAAAAAGATCAAACTCCTCTTGTTCTGACTCCAGAGGATTATTTGGTGCAAAACTACAGCAGGCAAAACAAGCAAGTAAATTCCATCAGGATCCAAAATAATCATCAAGAAGAAGATTGCTTTTCATCACCTCATACTATATTGGTTAAGTTCATTGGAGGCACCTACTATTCTAATTCATTGATACTATACCTAACTAATGAAATGAGTTTTGAAATTACCGTCTTACACCTCCGGGACGGCTTggctcaagtttaatttgctTCCCAGCAATATCGCTCCTGTTCAACTCATGAAGAGCAGCTTCTGCAGCTCTAACATCATAAAATTCGATAAACTTGTGATTATTTCTATGTGGGGTCTCACGTATCTGTGATCCAAGGAAAGAAGTGTCAGTCGATCTCACAATAATCTCCCAAAGAAAACCTGTTCAAGTTCACGAAAGATATTTCCACCTCTTTGATTTCTCCATAAGCACCAAATATGTGATGGAGTTCTTCATTTGAAACGGAAGAGTCGAGGTTGAAGACCACAAGTGTGCCCTGATTAATATCTTTCTCTGTTGGGTTGtcctgagagaaaataatacaacTCAAAGATTAGTTGAGTTGATGACCACAAAGTGATGGCACATTCATCACATTAAGAAGTGGATATTAGGAACTGATAGCTAACAAGGTAACAGGTTACCTTTGGAATTGAGTAATGGATGTCAAGTTTCCTTCGCCTCAGCGGTTTGCTCTGCAGAGCCTTCATAGCAGTGCGAGCAGCTCTAATGTCATAATAGGATATCATAACAAAACCGCGATGCTTGCACGCCGTATAAAGTGTACGGATATCTCCATATTGCTGCACATTAAAAACAAGATTCACTTCAGATATCATGCTTACTGGATCCAAAGCCAAAACCAACCTTTCCTTGTCTGTTGATGGACTCTTTATAAAGCCAACATAAGCCCATGAAACCTACGGGCCCATGGAATTATGTATTTTAGGCTTCTTCACAAAACTCATTCAGGTAGCCAATGGGGCCGCGCCATATTACACTAGGCCATTCAAAGTCAAACTCGAAACATACTGCGATGCTTGAGCCCACTATTTCAACCGCTCAGACAAATATCAGGTTTTCTATGAACCTTAACcgaagaaaaacaaataaaatgacAGAGAAACATGGGAGAGAGCAAACCTCGAAAAGGGCCCGTAATTCAGAATCCTCGACGTTGCTATTTATATTTCTCACAAACAACGTTCTAGAAGGGTGCTCACCGTAAGGGTGCTCACTGTTCATTGAACCATTACCATCTCCAAGATATTCAAATTTCTTGTGTCCATCAGAAGAGCCATCCTCTTCCAAATCCATTCCTCCGACACTATTAAAGAGATCTAATTCCTCCATGTCATCAGCACCTTTAGACGGCATGGAAAACTCAAGCCCATCAGTCACTCCGGATAGGAGCTCATCGTCGTTGGGGAGGAGGTTTCCGATCATATGAGCTTCGATATCATCCATGGACTCGAGTGGTTCTTCTCCTTCATAGTGAGAGGCAACAGTATCGATAGAATGCCCGTATAAGCCATTGTTTGATGTTATTTTCACTGCAGCAACAAATAAAATCTCATGTGATGAACAGTTTCCACTGGCAATCTCAAGCAATGCGTGCTCTAAAATAATACTAGGCATCCGTGTGGCACTGGTAATGAatcaaatttcatttttgtcaAAAACATTTTTTTGTGTAAATCCAAATTCAACTTCATTAAATATTAAGGTGCATAGGAGCATCTCTGGTGATAAAAACTTTCTCGTGATTTCTTTATCACCAAGAAACAAAGAAGAGTAATTTATGGGGCTCATATTTGTCATCTTgaaagatgaagatgaaaaactggaaaatttcataaattaacgaaaaaagAGGGTAAGACAATTCACTTTGAAAAAGGAAGGCTAGATTGAGACAATCCCTAGTTCAAAAAGCTCATAAGCCTTAAGCTTGTCATTTTCACTCTCTTCTCTTTATTAATATGAAAAGGAAGAAGACAACTTACTCTTCCGGCTAAACAACTCGGACAAAGAGCTGGAGAATAAGCTATTTTCATAGCGACTTCCCATCATGTTAATTCCATTGCCTTCCGTGAAGTATGCTGTTGTCGGTGCATTTAGATTATATCCCAATCCCTGGTCGAGGCCTGTGGTTTTCAATGAAGGCAATGCCCCATTAGCTGCTTTGTCGGTGAAATTCACTTTCTGTTGCTGAACCATGAAAACTTCGGGATGATGCAGAGAGGTCATAATCGGTGATCCTGCAGATATAAGTTTCGAATTTGATCTAGTTGATGAGGCAAACTTTCCGCCAGCTGTTCCTGACATCAACAAATCTCGCGTTTTAGTAATATAATGATTACGTGACTTTGATGCAATCTAACGCGGCAAGAATATAAAAGTGAAGCCAGGTGGAATTAGATTCAATATTTAGATAGGTAAATCCAATTACTCAGTTACATTTATatgtattaattaaataaataaattcgcTCCAATTGGGAGCTATCCAAAATTTCTTCTACGCTCAACCTATACTACATTTTCCTTATCTAAAAAccagaaaaaatatgagttgTTCATCAAAGAATGAAAGGAAAGGCAGTCGATGAAGTGATTGCGGCAACTGCTTTCCTAATTTCATgacaaataaatacaaattaattaaagtttcTCGATCAGCACCATTCTATTTCAGACCGGAGATATTACAGTTTTATTTCAGACCAGAGATTACAGTTTTGATGGCCAACCAGGAATGACATTCCTGCATTAACAGAAGGGCTTAATATCCTCAATGTCGCGAGCAATCGCTAAATCTACATCCAGATCCCCCTAATTACTAATTACTAAATTATAGAAAGGCATGGTCTAAAACCACGATAATTATTGATGAAGTGCAAACATGCTATGACATCATGGTCATAAGACTAAAAGAGAAGTAACGTATGGCCTGGTGAATTTTATGTAAGCAATATCTCTTGCCTAACAGATACAAATATACAAGTAAGAaaactttttctattttgtgtATCATGTCAACCTCGAACAGGACGGAATTATGATAGCACATCAATTTAAAGCAACTGTAAGGCCGCAAAAGTGCCAAA of the Punica granatum isolate Tunisia-2019 chromosome 6, ASM765513v2, whole genome shotgun sequence genome contains:
- the LOC116210641 gene encoding protein MEI2-like 4 isoform X1; this translates as MPSPLIDLKGFSSPSQFSEDPSFPGERQVGFWKSETMPDKNGTAGGKFASSTRSNSKLISAGSPIMTSLHHPEVFMVQQQKVNFTDKAANGALPSLKTTGLDQGLGYNLNAPTTAYFTEGNGINMMGSRYENSLFSSSLSELFSRKMKITSNNGLYGHSIDTVASHYEGEEPLESMDDIEAHMIGNLLPNDDELLSGVTDGLEFSMPSKGADDMEELDLFNSVGGMDLEEDGSSDGHKKFEYLGDGNGSMNSEHPYGEHPSRTLFVRNINSNVEDSELRALFEQYGDIRTLYTACKHRGFVMISYYDIRAARTAMKALQSKPLRRRKLDIHYSIPKDNPTEKDINQGTLVVFNLDSSVSNEELHHIFGAYGEIKEIRETPHRNNHKFIEFYDVRAAEAALHELNRSDIAGKQIKLEPSRPGGVRRFAPNNPLESEQEEFDLFVRQNSPANNSNAGLSGPFPSGSVKPSSTDDGTILGFQSSMRSSFLESAFHPGVSSSVPNSLPSLMRAGSVGSHPGLADSGHSMGHLKFDIRPTQNIHPHSLPDYHDALVNGIHCSSPSTMVSTINSRSMERIDNRQLCRVGSNGRTLELKEGVFGSAGKGSCTLPRQYPWGNHSYQPQPSSMMWPNSPSFVNGIHAAHPPSRLPGISGPPSQMLNPVMPMKPHHVGSAPAVNHAMWEPLHSFAGESSESLSFHHPVSLGNMRVPNNSMPSMDFVPHNMFPQLGGNSMDFPVGPKNVGFQAHHQRGMMFPGRGQMVQLPSSFEAPNERMRSRRNEGTSNPVDNKKQYELDIDRIMRGEDNRTTLMIKNIPNKYTSKMLLAAIDERHRGTYDFIYLPIDFKNKCNVGYAFINMTDPSQIIPFYKAFDGKKWEKFNSEKVASLAYARIQGKAALIAHFQNSSLMNEDKRCRPILFNTEGPNAGDQVPFPMGVNVRTRPGKSRTSNPEDNSQGNRSSLLNGEDSSHGHGDTSTSCGKESD
- the LOC116210641 gene encoding protein MEI2-like 4 isoform X4; the encoded protein is MPDKNGTAGGKFASSTRSNSKLISAGSPIMTSLHHPEVFMVQQQKVNFTDKAANGALPSLKTTGLDQGLGYNLNAPTTAYFTEGNGINMMGSRYENSLFSSSLSELFSRKMKITSNNGLYGHSIDTVASHYEGEEPLESMDDIEAHMIGNLLPNDDELLSGVTDGLEFSMPSKGADDMEELDLFNSVGGMDLEEDGSSDGHKKFEYLGDGNGSMNSEHPYGEHPSRTLFVRNINSNVEDSELRALFEQYGDIRTLYTACKHRGFVMISYYDIRAARTAMKALQSKPLRRRKLDIHYSIPKDNPTEKDINQGTLVVFNLDSSVSNEELHHIFGAYGEIKEIRETPHRNNHKFIEFYDVRAAEAALHELNRSDIAGKQIKLEPSRPGGVRRFAPNNPLESEQEEFDLFVRQNSPANNSNAGLSGPFPSGSVKPSSTDDGTILGFQSSMRSSFLESAFHPGVSSSVPNSLPSLMRAGSVGSHPGLADSGHSMGHLKFDIRPTQNIHPHSLPDYHDALVNGIHCSSPSTMVSTINSRSMERIDNRQLCRVGSNGRTLELKEGVFGSAGKGSCTLPRQYPWGNHSYQPQPSSMMWPNSPSFVNGIHAAHPPSRLPGISGPPSQMLNPVMPMKPHHVGSAPAVNHAMWEPLHSFAGESSESLSFHHPVSLGNMRVPNNSMPSMDFVPHNMFPQLGGNSMDFPVGPKNVGFQAHHQRGMMFPGRGQMVQLPSSFEAPNERMRSRRNEGTSNPVDNKKQYELDIDRIMRGEDNRTTLMIKNIPNKYTSKMLLAAIDERHRGTYDFIYLPIDFKNKCNVGYAFINMTDPSQIIPFYKAFDGKKWEKFNSEKVASLAYARIQGKAALIAHFQNSSLMNEDKRCRPILFNTEGPNAGDQVPFPMGVNVRTRPGKSRTSNPEDNSQGNRSSLLNGEDSSHGHGDTSTSCGKESD
- the LOC116210641 gene encoding protein MEI2-like 4 isoform X3, which gives rise to MPSPLIDLKGFSSPSQFSEDPSFPGERQVGFWKSETMPDKNAGGKFASSTRSNSKLISAGSPIMTSLHHPEVFMVQQQKVNFTDKAANGALPSLKTTGLDQGLGYNLNAPTTAYFTEGNGINMMGSRYENSLFSSSLSELFSRKMKITSNNGLYGHSIDTVASHYEGEEPLESMDDIEAHMIGNLLPNDDELLSGVTDGLEFSMPSKGADDMEELDLFNSVGGMDLEEDGSSDGHKKFEYLGDGNGSMNSEHPYGEHPSRTLFVRNINSNVEDSELRALFEQYGDIRTLYTACKHRGFVMISYYDIRAARTAMKALQSKPLRRRKLDIHYSIPKDNPTEKDINQGTLVVFNLDSSVSNEELHHIFGAYGEIKEIRETPHRNNHKFIEFYDVRAAEAALHELNRSDIAGKQIKLEPSRPGGVRRFAPNNPLESEQEEFDLFVRQNSPANNSNAGLSGPFPSGSVKPSSTDDGTILGFQSSMRSSFLESAFHPGVSSSVPNSLPSLMRAGSVGSHPGLADSGHSMGHLKFDIRPTQNIHPHSLPDYHDALVNGIHCSSPSTMVSTINSRSMERIDNRQLCRVGSNGRTLELKEGVFGSAGKGSCTLPRQYPWGNHSYQPQPSSMMWPNSPSFVNGIHAAHPPSRLPGISGPPSQMLNPVMPMKPHHVGSAPAVNHAMWEPLHSFAGESSESLSFHHPVSLGNMRVPNNSMPSMDFVPHNMFPQLGGNSMDFPVGPKNVGFQAHHQRGMMFPGRGQMVQLPSSFEAPNERMRSRRNEGTSNPVDNKKQYELDIDRIMRGEDNRTTLMIKNIPNKYTSKMLLAAIDERHRGTYDFIYLPIDFKNKCNVGYAFINMTDPSQIIPFYKAFDGKKWEKFNSEKVASLAYARIQGKAALIAHFQNSSLMNEDKRCRPILFNTEGPNAGDQVPFPMGVNVRTRPGKSRTSNPEDNSQGNRSSLLNGEDSSHGHGDTSTSCGKESD
- the LOC116210641 gene encoding protein MEI2-like 4 isoform X2, which encodes MPSPLIDLKGFSSPSQFSEDPSFPGERQVGFWKSETMPDKNGTAGGKFASSTRSNSKLISAGSPIMTSLHHPEVFMVQQQKVNFTDKAANGALPSLKTTGLDQGLGYNLNAPTTAYFTEGNGINMMGSRYENSLFSSSLSELFSRKMKITSNNGLYGHSIDTVASHYEGEEPLESMDDIEAHMIGNLLPNDDELLSGVTDGLEFSMPSKGADDMEELDLFNSVGGMDLEEDGSSDGHKKFEYLGDGNGSMNSEHPYGEHPSRTLFVRNINSNVEDSELRALFEQYGDIRTLYTACKHRGFVMISYYDIRAARTAMKALQSKPLRRRKLDIHYSIPKDNPTEKDINQGTLVVFNLDSSVSNEELHHIFGAYGEIKEIRETPHRNNHKFIEFYDVRAAEAALHELNRSDIAGKQIKLEPSRPGGVRRFAPNNPLESEQEEFDLFVRQNSPANNSNAGLSGPFPSGSVKPSSTDDGTILGFQSSMRSSFLESAFHPGVSSSVPNSLPSLMRAGSVGSHPGLADSGHSMGHLKFDIRPTQNIHPHSLPDYHDALVNGIHCSSPSTMVSTINSRSMERIDNRQLCRVGSNGRTLELKEVFGSAGKGSCTLPRQYPWGNHSYQPQPSSMMWPNSPSFVNGIHAAHPPSRLPGISGPPSQMLNPVMPMKPHHVGSAPAVNHAMWEPLHSFAGESSESLSFHHPVSLGNMRVPNNSMPSMDFVPHNMFPQLGGNSMDFPVGPKNVGFQAHHQRGMMFPGRGQMVQLPSSFEAPNERMRSRRNEGTSNPVDNKKQYELDIDRIMRGEDNRTTLMIKNIPNKYTSKMLLAAIDERHRGTYDFIYLPIDFKNKCNVGYAFINMTDPSQIIPFYKAFDGKKWEKFNSEKVASLAYARIQGKAALIAHFQNSSLMNEDKRCRPILFNTEGPNAGDQVPFPMGVNVRTRPGKSRTSNPEDNSQGNRSSLLNGEDSSHGHGDTSTSCGKESD
- the LOC116210641 gene encoding protein MEI2-like 4 isoform X5 yields the protein MPDKNAGGKFASSTRSNSKLISAGSPIMTSLHHPEVFMVQQQKVNFTDKAANGALPSLKTTGLDQGLGYNLNAPTTAYFTEGNGINMMGSRYENSLFSSSLSELFSRKMKITSNNGLYGHSIDTVASHYEGEEPLESMDDIEAHMIGNLLPNDDELLSGVTDGLEFSMPSKGADDMEELDLFNSVGGMDLEEDGSSDGHKKFEYLGDGNGSMNSEHPYGEHPSRTLFVRNINSNVEDSELRALFEQYGDIRTLYTACKHRGFVMISYYDIRAARTAMKALQSKPLRRRKLDIHYSIPKDNPTEKDINQGTLVVFNLDSSVSNEELHHIFGAYGEIKEIRETPHRNNHKFIEFYDVRAAEAALHELNRSDIAGKQIKLEPSRPGGVRRFAPNNPLESEQEEFDLFVRQNSPANNSNAGLSGPFPSGSVKPSSTDDGTILGFQSSMRSSFLESAFHPGVSSSVPNSLPSLMRAGSVGSHPGLADSGHSMGHLKFDIRPTQNIHPHSLPDYHDALVNGIHCSSPSTMVSTINSRSMERIDNRQLCRVGSNGRTLELKEGVFGSAGKGSCTLPRQYPWGNHSYQPQPSSMMWPNSPSFVNGIHAAHPPSRLPGISGPPSQMLNPVMPMKPHHVGSAPAVNHAMWEPLHSFAGESSESLSFHHPVSLGNMRVPNNSMPSMDFVPHNMFPQLGGNSMDFPVGPKNVGFQAHHQRGMMFPGRGQMVQLPSSFEAPNERMRSRRNEGTSNPVDNKKQYELDIDRIMRGEDNRTTLMIKNIPNKYTSKMLLAAIDERHRGTYDFIYLPIDFKNKCNVGYAFINMTDPSQIIPFYKAFDGKKWEKFNSEKVASLAYARIQGKAALIAHFQNSSLMNEDKRCRPILFNTEGPNAGDQVPFPMGVNVRTRPGKSRTSNPEDNSQGNRSSLLNGEDSSHGHGDTSTSCGKESD